The segment CATTAATCTCCACTCCATGTTTTATATAAAACTCCACAACCGACAACGGAGCCGCACAAATTAAATTACACTGGTGTAGCCAATTCCATTTATCTGCCGATACATAGTGAATATCTAACTTTTTACTTATAAAGAAAATATCCTCCAGCATTGCGATATTTCCTTCTCCATCTGCTATCGCAACAAGCATCTTATGGTCATCTTTATATTCTTCATATAAATTTGTCATATTAGTTTCCTCTTTTGTGTAAAAACAATTTCATATTCTCTTTAATTTTTTGAATATCACCATTTCCCAGCATTTCATTTCTATGACTTCGATTCACCGAACGATTTTCCAATCTAAACCACTGCGAGATTAGTGTATCACTACAAACATCTCCATTAAGCTACGTTTTGCCTTTACTTATCACAAAATAAATTTATATCGTCAAAAACATCACTTATCGCGCCTAAAAACTGACCACTATTTTTTAATAACTCTAGTTTATTGATAATATCAAAGGAAATTCTTTTATCAATTCTAACTATATGTCCTACTGATATTATTGATGTATATTTTAATTCATCTATTGATGAATCAAGGTTATCTAAAACTATTTTTTCTGCGATATCTCTATCTACTGAATATAGCACAATATTTAAAATAAGATTGCAACAATTCGCCACCGTATCAAGTGTAAAAGAACAATATTTAGGATCCATATATTTCATACTATTTACTTTTTTCCATTAGATTTAAATAACCCTTCTGTTATTAATTTATTTTTCATTTCCTGATTTAAATCATCCCATTTTCTAACATGTCCATGATATATTCCTGAACTCAGGTATGCTTCATCAAATATAACTATTTCTCCTGTAGATTTATCTACCAAATAGCGAAGCCCAAAATCCTTTTTTATTTTCAACTTTCTTTTGCTTCGCTTCTTCCATTCTTTGTTTGACATAATTTACCCAAACTTGATGGGGCGCATCAAAATCAAATAATTTCATAAAATCATAAGGAATTTTATATTCTGCTAATGGATTTATATCAATCAATTCTTTGGGTGCTATAGGACTATCAATACCCAAATCAAAACCGTGGATTGCTGCGATTTTGGCATACATTAAAACTTGCGGTTGCAAATAAAAATCAAAATGTAAAAGTGTATCTTTTGCTGCTCGTTTCGCAAGCTTAAGTTCGAGTAATTTATCTAAAGCCTCTTGCATTCCTTTTATATTTTTATCTGCTAGTGCCACATAAAATTCATGATCGGGAATGCGCTTTAAATCACTACGGGCTTTTTTCTCATCATTTAAGAACGTGAGTGCGCGTTCTTTTAATAATTGCCAATCTCCACTTAACGCCAATAAAGTGTTCGCATTAAAAAAAGGTCTCGTATCAGTTCGTTTATAGGGGACTGAAATATCGACAATTTCATCACGATGTTTGATTAAATAATCAATCAACTTTTGATTATCTGAAAGCAAACTCATAAAAAAGAAATTTGTATTAATTCCGTTGTACGCCCATTGAAAATCATATTCAGACAAAATACCTAAGAAACCCGCAATAGAAGCATTTTCTTTAAATCCTGAAATATCATTTTCTAATAAATGCTTAGAGGCTAATGCGCGGTGATAGTCATCTAATAAACCAATTGAAAAAAACACATCTCCACGAAACTCATCAATTAATTTTATTCTTTGAAATAATACGAGATAAGAATTCTCTGAAAACGAATTAACCCGTTCCCAGGTAAATTTTTTAGCATCACTGTAAGTCTTTGCAATATCGCTGCCTAAAAACACTTGATATTTTTCCATATTGACCTCATATGACTACTTCTTATTAGGAACTCTAACTGGTAATAACACAGCTTTACCATTTGATTTATCTACACCTGCTATAATAGTTGATTCACTTAACATAAGCATCGTTGAAAATACAAAAGTGCGGTCAGTTTTTGAGATATTTTAAAACTCTTTAAAATTAACCGCACTTTACATTTTGAGGAAATATATTACCGATAAATACTCGTACAATACGTCAGGGCTTGTCTTATGGCTTTTCCTAATTCTTCATCCGAAATACTCTTATCATATTTAAATTCTAATGCTGAATTGTCAGGAAGTGAAATTTCTGTACTTCCATCTAAAGAATCTTGATGAAGAGGCGAAATGGTTATATATAAATTATCCTGTTCTAAAGATAAAAAAGACATATCCTTATAGATAGATTTTTTATTTTTGTATCCATAGCGTTTTTTCATCTCTTCCTCAAGTCTTTTTTGTAATCCCTTCATTTTCTCAGAATTAAAAATAGCTTGAAATTCCTGGAGGGATACTTCTCTGCTTTCATCAAGTTTTTCTCTAACCAACTTTCCAAAATATGAATCTGTAATATCAACTTGATTAAAAATAAAATCTTGATCTGGATTTGTCATTCCAATCATCCCTCTAATAATAGAAGTCACTAATAAGAATTCATTATTTACTATAACTGAAACAGTTTTTGGTTTATTCATATCAATTTACCTTATTAACAATAATATTAGTTCCTTTCGATCTAGTATACATTAAAGAATTACCTAATTTACCACTTTGACTTGTTATGCTATCTATAGTGATATTTCTACAGAAAAATGAATGTGAAATTATAAGGTTTACTTAGAATAATCATCTTTGGAAACAAAAGCGCGGTCAAAATCGCTTGTGTTTTTGACCGCACTTTATATAAAAATGTTTAAAATTGCATGCTATTTAATTTTTTAACAGACATAAGTTGTCTTTATTACCTTCGATTATACAATGCAATACCTGCAATAAATACACTAATAATTAACGACGGGATTACAATAAACCTTACGTCGTCAGAATTAATATAAAAAGAAACTTCTAAATTAAAATGAATTAACGCATAAATATCCCAATCATTTCTGTTTACCACTACAATAGACTTTCTGGTTTATTACAAATCAAGTACCAAAATTAGTATTAGTAACATTACCTATATCTTATACTCGATCTAGTAACAATTTAAGCCACTCTCATTAAAAAAAAGCTTCAATAAAATTAACGCTTTTTCCTGATATATATCTTTCCAACCATTCCATACTTCAGGTCTCCCCTCCATTTCCCAATCATCAAGAGCCAAAGCATTTAATATTTCCATATTAAGCCAGCTATCTAAATGACCATAATCATCCTCCATTTTATGAACAAACTCGTTATAGAGAAAAACATGGCTTGTAATATTTAATTCATTATCTTTCATAGGTAATAGAATCAGACGCTGTATTTATCCTATTTCGTCTGCTATATACCTTGCAGACGATGCTATTTGGCTACACGCCATAACTCACTCTGATTTCTTTAGATAAAACACTACTAATGTAACAAAAAGACTCACAGGATACCATTTTAATATAATTAAGATATTAACCTTAGAGAACTCAAAACTAAACTTGTATAAAATAAGGAGATAGACCATTGCTATAATATAAAAAGAAACCAGAAAGATAGAGATAAGCTCTTTTTTTTTCATTATTCATTCCCTTTTTGGATTTAGTCAGATACTTTTTCAAATCTATACATTCCTATCTTGCTCAAATATCAACCGCACTTTTATTTTATCTATTAACTATACTGCTGCCGATACTTTTCTAAATTATCTTGAAAATGCTGAATATAGTATTCGATATCTTTTTCTCGGTAGCCAAGAATTCGGCCGATTTCACGTTCCACTTTTGGATCAAAACCATTCACAGTGCTTGCAGGAAGTAACACTTCCATCTGTTCAGCGAGTGCAAGAGATTGGGGTAAATAGACAATAAAATCGGTTAAGCAAACATCATTTACATGACGTTGCACTGTTTTTGAATGAAGCATTCCTAGCTCAAGATAAGGGAGAAAGGCGTCAGGAATACCGAGTTCCTGATTGAATAATGCCACTTGCTTTTCGCCCCTTAACATTAATTCCAGCTCCTTGCCTTCATGCGGCCCAAGAATACCTTTTTCCATAAGAATATTCCTTTCGTTGAAATAAAAAAGGGGATTGGATGATTGACCAGATCCCCTTCATTGTACGCCTATTTGGCCACAATGTTCATCTAAATGACGAAATTATTTTTTCCAATTTTTCAACGCATCGGCAAAGGCATTACCCATCGCACTATTTCCTCTTTGATTACGATCTTGGCGAGGCGCATTGCTTCTTGGTTTAGCACTTAAAGTGCGGTCAGATTTGCCGTCATTTTTGACCGCACTTTCATCTAATCGCATCGTCAACGCAATACGTTTACGCGGCACATCCACTTCTAAGACTTTCACTTTTACGATATCGCCCGTTTTCACCACTTGATGTGGATCTTCCACGAATTTATCGCTTAATGATGAAATATGTACTAAACCGTCTTGGTGAACACCAATATCCACAAATGCACCGAAGTTGGTCACATTGGTGACGGTACCTTCTAAAATCATACCTGGTTTTAAATCGGTGATTTCTTCCACGCCTTCTGCGAATACTGCAGTTTTAAACTCACCACGCGGATCGCGCCCCGGTTTTTCCAATTCTTTAAAAATATCTTGAACAGTTGGTAAACCAAATTGCTCATCAATGAATTGTTTCGCATCAAGCTGACGTACCACACCAGCATTGCCCATTAAATCTTGAATAGATTGTGCGGTGGCTTGCAAGATTTTTTCGACCACAGGATAAGCTTCTGGGTGGACACCTGAAGTATCAAGTGGATTTTTCCCGCCAGCAATACGCATAAAGCCTGCACATTGCTCAAAGGCTTTTGGCCCTAAACGTGGCACTTTTTTCAATTCTGCACGGCTTTCAAAACGACCATTTTCATCACGATATTCCACAATGTTTTGCGCTAAAGTTTTCGTCATCCCTGCCACACGAGCAAGTAACGGTGCGGATGCTGTATTCAAATCCACACCCACCGCGTTTACACAGTCTTCCACCACTGCATCAAGTTTACGCGCAAGTTGGGTTTGGTTTACATCGTGCTGATATTGCCCTACACCAATGGCTTTCGGTTCGATTTTCACTAATTCTGCCAATGGATCTTGTAAACGGCGTGCAATAGAAACTGCACCACGTAAAGACACATCTAAGTTCGGGAATTCATTTGCGGCAAATTCAGAGGCGGAATAAACCGATGCGCCAGCTTCGCTCACCACAACGGTTTGTGGTTTATTTTCTTTGATTTCTTTAATCACTTCTTTCGCAAAACGTTCAGTTTCACGAGAAGCCGTACCGTTACCAATGGCAATTAATTCCACGTTATGCTTGCGGATTAAGCTGAAAATCGCTACTTGCGCTTCAGCTTCACGCCCTGTGTGTGGATAAATGGTGGTGGTATCTAATAATTTACCTGTGTTATCTACTACGGCGACTTTAACTCCCGTACGTAAGCCTGGGTCCAAGCCCATGGTGCATTTTGCGCCAGCCGGTGCAGCCATTAAAAGTGCGGTCAGATTTCGAGCAAAAACATCAATAGCTTCCTCTTCCGCTTTTTCACGTAAACTTGCCATTAATTCCGTTTCTAAATGCAACGACACTTTGATTTTCCATGTCCACGCAATCACTTGCTCGCGCCATTTATCCGCAGGTTGCCCCGTGAAACGGACATCTAAATAATCACGAATAATCTCTTCACAATAACTTTGGCGACTTCCCTCTTCCGCATCAGGATCCGCATTTAAGCTTAATTGTAAAATGCCCTCATTACGCCCGCGGAACATCGCTAATGCACGGTGAGAAGGCACATTTTTCAATAATTCTTGGTGGTCGAAATAATCTTGGAA is part of the Haemophilus parainfluenzae ATCC 33392 genome and harbors:
- a CDS encoding Imm49 family immunity protein; translation: MEKYQVFLGSDIAKTYSDAKKFTWERVNSFSENSYLVLFQRIKLIDEFRGDVFFSIGLLDDYHRALASKHLLENDISGFKENASIAGFLGILSEYDFQWAYNGINTNFFFMSLLSDNQKLIDYLIKHRDEIVDISVPYKRTDTRPFFNANTLLALSGDWQLLKERALTFLNDEKKARSDLKRIPDHEFYVALADKNIKGMQEALDKLLELKLAKRAAKDTLLHFDFYLQPQVLMYAKIAAIHGFDLGIDSPIAPKELIDINPLAEYKIPYDFMKLFDFDAPHQVWVNYVKQRMEEAKQKKVENKKGFWASLFGR
- a CDS encoding contact-dependent growth inhibition system immunity protein, yielding MNKPKTVSVIVNNEFLLVTSIIRGMIGMTNPDQDFIFNQVDITDSYFGKLVREKLDESREVSLQEFQAIFNSEKMKGLQKRLEEEMKKRYGYKNKKSIYKDMSFLSLEQDNLYITISPLHQDSLDGSTEISLPDNSALEFKYDKSISDEELGKAIRQALTYCTSIYR
- a CDS encoding Tex family protein; the encoded protein is MLNQQISQIIAAELTVQPQQILSAIQLLDDGNTIPFIARYRKEATGGLDDTQLRHFETRLIYLRELEDRRQTILKSIEEQGKLTAELRDKIHATQSKTELEDLYLPYKPKRRTKGQIAIEAGLEPLADLLWNEPKNDPETAAAEFVNADKGVTDTKVALDGARYILMERFAEDAGLLAKVRDYLAKNAVIVSKVIEGKETEGAKFQDYFDHQELLKNVPSHRALAMFRGRNEGILQLSLNADPDAEEGSRQSYCEEIIRDYLDVRFTGQPADKWREQVIAWTWKIKVSLHLETELMASLREKAEEEAIDVFARNLTALLMAAPAGAKCTMGLDPGLRTGVKVAVVDNTGKLLDTTTIYPHTGREAEAQVAIFSLIRKHNVELIAIGNGTASRETERFAKEVIKEIKENKPQTVVVSEAGASVYSASEFAANEFPNLDVSLRGAVSIARRLQDPLAELVKIEPKAIGVGQYQHDVNQTQLARKLDAVVEDCVNAVGVDLNTASAPLLARVAGMTKTLAQNIVEYRDENGRFESRAELKKVPRLGPKAFEQCAGFMRIAGGKNPLDTSGVHPEAYPVVEKILQATAQSIQDLMGNAGVVRQLDAKQFIDEQFGLPTVQDIFKELEKPGRDPRGEFKTAVFAEGVEEITDLKPGMILEGTVTNVTNFGAFVDIGVHQDGLVHISSLSDKFVEDPHQVVKTGDIVKVKVLEVDVPRKRIALTMRLDESAVKNDGKSDRTLSAKPRSNAPRQDRNQRGNSAMGNAFADALKNWKK